GCGAACGCGTAGCCCGCCGAGGAGGCCTCCTCCAGGTGCCTCCGGAACGTCTCCTGGGAGATGAGCAACCCCGGAATGGAGCGCTGCAACTCACCCGTGAAATCCCCTACTACCCGGTGATAGCTGACAATCAGGATGCGCCGTCCTCCCGACTGGCCCCGGCGATACGTCGCCATGGCCTTTCGGAGACCGCTGTAGTGCAGCACCCCGGCCGCCGCCGTCTTGACCGCTCTTCGAACCAACTTTCCCGCGCCCATGACCTCCCCCGTCCGTCTGCTCTATGCGCAGTCCACTGCTTGAGCGCGGTTCATTGCATGGGGGATGCCAACGCACAGGAAGGCCTGTGGCACACAATCCCTTGGATTCCAGGGGCAGCTCCCTGCCACCCACGGAACAAATCGGGCCAGAGGTTGAAAAACATTCCTGCCCTCACGCAAATGATCCGGGCACCGCTGGAAAAGAGCCGCTGTGGCTGCCGACTTCATGTCCCTTGCCTCCGGGTGCGCCTGCTCGCTCCCCATGCTGGCCACGATAGACGCCTGCGGAAAGGCGCACACTTGCCCTCCGGTCCCTTCAGAGCGTCCGCGGGGCTCAACTTCCAGCGGCCGGGTTTCGCTGGAGAAGGCCGCGGTTTCCAGTTACGAACACTGCCCCCGATGGACGCCCCCCTTGCCGCCACGTCACCCGCGCTCGCCCTTCATGACGTGAGCAAGCGCTATGGACGCCACTGGGCCTTGGCGCGCCTCACCTACGCGCTGCCCGCGCGGCGCTCCTTGCTGCTCACCGGCCACAACGGCTCGGGGAAGACCACCTTGCTGCGGCTGGTGGCCACCGCCCTGGCGCCCACCGCGGGGCGTGTCGAAGTCCTGGGCCGGGACGCGGTGGCCCACCGAGACGCGGTGCGTCAGGACGTGGCCCTGCTGTCCCACACCAGCTTCCTTTATGAGGACCTCACGGCGCACCAGAACCTCCTGGTGCTGGCGCGGCTGCTGGGGCTGTCCTCTCCGGCGGATGCGGCGGAGACGCTGCTCACCCGGGTGGGGCTGACCCGGCGGACCCAGAGCCCGGTACGCCACTTCAGCGCGGGCATGCGCAAGCGCCTGGCCATCGCGCGGCTGCTGATGAAGACGCCCACCCTGGCGCTGCTCGACGAGCCCTTTGGCGAGCTGGACCCGTCCGGCATCCAGGCCATGGAGGCCCTCATTCGAGAGCTGAAGGCCTCGGGCACCACCGTGGTGCTGGCCACCCACCTCATCGACCAGGGCCTGGCCCTGTGCGAGGAGCGCCTGCACCTCCAAGAAGGCCGGGCGGTGCCCGCGTGACGCGCCCCGGCCCCATTGGCCTGCTGAGGGCCACCGGCGTCCTGCTGGGCAAGGACCTGCTCATCGAGTGGCGCACCCGGGCGCGCCTCAACGCCCTCATCTTCTTCGCGCTGGCCACCCTGCTGCTCTTCTCGTTCGCGCTGGGGCCGGACACCAAGCTGCTGGAGCGCAACGCGGGCGGCTACCTGTGGCTGGCCATCCTCTTCGCCAGCACCCTGGCCCTGGGCGAGTCCTTCCGGGTGGAGCAGGAAAACGCCTGCCTGGACGGGCTGCGGCTGGCCCCGGCGGATGCCCGGGCCATCTTCCTGTCCAAGGCGCTGGGCAACACCCTGCTCCTGGTGGTGCTCGGCGGGGTGCTCATCCCCGCCATGGTGGCGCTCTACGGCGTCAAGGTGGTGCTGGGGGCGGGGCCCCTGCTGGGGACCCTGGTGCTCGGGTGCATGGCGCTTGCCGCCCCGGGGACCGTGTATGCGGCCATCTCTAGCAATGCCCGGGCCAGGGACGTGCTGCTGCCTCTGCTATTGTTCCCGCTCATCGTCCCGGCCCTGCTGGCCTCGGCCAAGGCGATGATGCTGGTGCTCCAGGGAGATCCAATGAATCAGCTCAACTCATGGTTCGGCCTGCTCACCGGATTCAATCTGATCTATTGGGGACTAGGGTTCGCCCTGTTTCCGCGGGTCATCGAGGACTGACGCATGGGTAAGTTCTTCCGAATCGCGCTGCCCCCCATCGCCCTGGGCCTGCTGGTCTGGGGCCACTACAACGGTCTGGCGGTGGCGCCGCCCGACCGCGAGATGGGGGACGTGCAGCGCATCATGTATGCCCACGTGCCCGCGGTGTGGATCGCCATGGTGGCGCTGACCCTCAACTTCATCTGCTCGGTGACGTACCTCTTCAAGCCCAGCTGGAAGACGGACGCGCTGGCGGAGGCCTCCGCCGAGGTGGGCCTGCTGTTCGGCGCGGTGGGCGTGCTGCTGGGCGCCATCTGGGGACGGCCCACCTGGGGCGTGTACTGGACGTGGGATCCGCGCCTGACGACCGCCGCCATCTTGCTGGTGGCCTACATGGGCTACATGGCCCTGCGCCGCTTCGTGGAGGACGCGGAGAAGCGCGCGGTGTGGAGCGCCGTGGTGGGCATCATCGCCGCGGTGGACCTGCCCATCATCTGGTTCTCGGTGAAGTGGTGGCGAAGCCTGCACCAGGTGCAGTCCAGCCCCAAGACGGTGGACCCGGCCATGGTGTTTCCGCTGCGCATCAGCGCCTTTGCCTTCCTGGCCTTCATGATCGTCTTCCTCATCTACCGCTACCGCATCGCCCTGCACGAGCGGCAGGCGGAGGTGGCCCTCCCCGACGCCCTGCCCACGGATGATCCGGCCTCGCGCCGCAGCGCGGGGGTGGCATGATGCTCTCCGTCTCGTCATTGATGGTGCTGGCCCAGGCAGCCGCGGGCCAGGTGGGCAGCGGCCGCATCCAGGGCGGCTGGGGCTATGTGTGGGTAAGCTACGGCATCACCTGGGGCGCGCTGGCCCTGTATTCGTTGTCCCTGTGGCTGCGGCGTCCTCAAGCCACGCCAGGTCCGAAGGAGTGAATGAGCCATGACGCCCCTTGTCCGTAACCGACTCATCGCCGTGGCGGCCCTGCTGGTAGCAGGCGCCGGATTGGCCTTTGTGGCCTTCGGCAACATTGGCGAGAACCTCGTCTACTACTGGAGCCCCGCCGAAATGGTGAGCCAGGGCGAGCGCGCCTATGGCCCCACCATCCGCCTGGGCGGCGTGGTGAAACCCGGCAGCATCGAGTGGAACGAGGCGCACACCACGTTGCAGTTCCGCGTGGCGAGCGACCACACCCCGGAGTCCGTCAGCGTGCTGGTGCGCTCCACCGAGGTGCCGCCGCAGATGTTCCGCGCGGGCATCGGCGTGGTGGTGGAGGGCACCTATGACGCCTCCCAGGTGTTCAGCTCCAACCGGCTGATGGTGAACCACTCCAACGAATACCGCCCGCCCAAGCCGGGTGAAGAGCCCCGCAAGTGGCAGGAGACCGTCGAGGGCTCCACCACCGCGTCGGCGGCCACGGGGGCGCAGTGACTGGGACTCTGGGAAATGCGCTGGTGCTCGGAGCGCTGGTGTGCGCGGCGTTCGGGGCGTTGGTGGGGCTGACGAGCGGGCTGCGCCGCAGCGAGGCGGGCTTCCCCTGGGTGATGCGCGCCGTGGTGGGCTTCTTCGCCTGCATGGCCGCCGCGAACCTCAGCATGGTGTACGCGCTCGTCACCGATGACTTCAGCATCCAGTACGTGACGCAGGTGGGCAGCCGCGCCACGCCGCTGCTCTTCAAGATCGTCTCGCTGTGGAGCGCGCTCGAGGGTTCCATCCTCTTCTGGGGCCTCATCATGGGCTCCTTCGTGCTGGCGTTCGCGCTGGCGCACCGCCACGAGCACCAGCGCTACATGTCGCTGGCGCTGGGCACCATGCTCGCGGTGGGCGTCTTCTTCGCCTTCCTCATCGCGGGCCCCGCCAACCCCTGGGGCGCCGTGTCCCCGGTGCCCGCGGATGGGCCCGGGCCCAACCCGCTCCTCCAGAACCACATCCTCATGGTCATCCACCCCCCCATGCTCTACCTGGGCTACGTGGGGATGACGGTGCCCTTCGGCGTGGCCGTGGCGGCGCTCTTGCGCGGAGAGATTGGCGACGCGTGGATGGCGCCCCTGCGGCGCTGGACGCTGCTGGCGTGGATGTTCCTGTCCATTGGCATCATCCTCGGCTCGTGGTGGGCCTACGCGGTGCTGGGCTGGGGCGGCTACTGGGCGTGGGATCCGGTGGAGAACGCCTCGTTCCTGCCGTGGCTGACGGCGACCGCCTTCATCCACTCCACCATGGTCCAGGAGCGCAAGCAGATGCTGCGGCTGTGGACCATGAGCCTGGCCCTGGCCAGCTTCATCCTCACCATCCTGGGCACGTTCATGACGCGCTCGGGCATCTTCAACTCGGTGCACTCCTTCACCCAGTCGGACATCGGCCCCACCTTCCTGGTGTTCATCGCCGTGCTGCTGGTGTTCTCCATCATCCTGCTGGCCACGCGCGGACACCTGCTGGTGGCCCAGGGGCGCATCACCTCCTGGATGTCCCGGGAGACGACCATCCTGGTGAACAACCTGGTCTTCGTCGCCATCACCTTCACGGTGCTCCTGGGCACGGTGTACCCGCTCATCTCGGAGGCGGTGCGCGGGGTGCGGGTGAGCGTGGGCGAGCCGTACTTCAACAAGATGGCGGTCCCGGGCGGCGTCGCCGTGCTCTTCCTCATGGGCGTGGGCCCGATGCTGCCCTGGGGCACACCGGACAAGGCGGCGGTGCGGCGGCAGTTCCTCATCCCCGCGGGGGTGGGCCTCGTCGTGACGGCGCTCTGCTACGGCATGGGCCTGCGCGGGGTATACCCGCTGCTCACCTTCGGGCTTGCGGGCTTCGTCACCGTCATCACCCTGCGGGAGCTGGTGGCGCCGGTGCGCGTGCG
This genomic window from Stigmatella ashevillena contains:
- the ccmA gene encoding heme ABC exporter ATP-binding protein CcmA, coding for MDAPLAATSPALALHDVSKRYGRHWALARLTYALPARRSLLLTGHNGSGKTTLLRLVATALAPTAGRVEVLGRDAVAHRDAVRQDVALLSHTSFLYEDLTAHQNLLVLARLLGLSSPADAAETLLTRVGLTRRTQSPVRHFSAGMRKRLAIARLLMKTPTLALLDEPFGELDPSGIQAMEALIRELKASGTTVVLATHLIDQGLALCEERLHLQEGRAVPA
- a CDS encoding heme exporter protein CcmB, encoding MTRPGPIGLLRATGVLLGKDLLIEWRTRARLNALIFFALATLLLFSFALGPDTKLLERNAGGYLWLAILFASTLALGESFRVEQENACLDGLRLAPADARAIFLSKALGNTLLLVVLGGVLIPAMVALYGVKVVLGAGPLLGTLVLGCMALAAPGTVYAAISSNARARDVLLPLLLFPLIVPALLASAKAMMLVLQGDPMNQLNSWFGLLTGFNLIYWGLGFALFPRVIED
- the ccsA gene encoding cytochrome c biogenesis protein CcsA, producing the protein MGKFFRIALPPIALGLLVWGHYNGLAVAPPDREMGDVQRIMYAHVPAVWIAMVALTLNFICSVTYLFKPSWKTDALAEASAEVGLLFGAVGVLLGAIWGRPTWGVYWTWDPRLTTAAILLVAYMGYMALRRFVEDAEKRAVWSAVVGIIAAVDLPIIWFSVKWWRSLHQVQSSPKTVDPAMVFPLRISAFAFLAFMIVFLIYRYRIALHERQAEVALPDALPTDDPASRRSAGVA
- a CDS encoding cytochrome c maturation protein CcmE — translated: MTPLVRNRLIAVAALLVAGAGLAFVAFGNIGENLVYYWSPAEMVSQGERAYGPTIRLGGVVKPGSIEWNEAHTTLQFRVASDHTPESVSVLVRSTEVPPQMFRAGIGVVVEGTYDASQVFSSNRLMVNHSNEYRPPKPGEEPRKWQETVEGSTTASAATGAQ
- a CDS encoding heme lyase CcmF/NrfE family subunit translates to MTGTLGNALVLGALVCAAFGALVGLTSGLRRSEAGFPWVMRAVVGFFACMAAANLSMVYALVTDDFSIQYVTQVGSRATPLLFKIVSLWSALEGSILFWGLIMGSFVLAFALAHRHEHQRYMSLALGTMLAVGVFFAFLIAGPANPWGAVSPVPADGPGPNPLLQNHILMVIHPPMLYLGYVGMTVPFGVAVAALLRGEIGDAWMAPLRRWTLLAWMFLSIGIILGSWWAYAVLGWGGYWAWDPVENASFLPWLTATAFIHSTMVQERKQMLRLWTMSLALASFILTILGTFMTRSGIFNSVHSFTQSDIGPTFLVFIAVLLVFSIILLATRGHLLVAQGRITSWMSRETTILVNNLVFVAITFTVLLGTVYPLISEAVRGVRVSVGEPYFNKMAVPGGVAVLFLMGVGPMLPWGTPDKAAVRRQFLIPAGVGLVVTALCYGMGLRGVYPLLTFGLAGFVTVITLRELVAPVRVRMTERKEGLFTAVVQSATKARRRFGGYVVHLGIVLIIVAVAASSAYVQHTSGTLKLGETMTLGGYQMKFLGMTSGQEPHRAFTAARVEVTTPGGKVEEFLPRMNYYERSTDPVGTPAVRESPKEDLYLSLMAYSQEASTASLNVWVFPLVGWIWWSIPILVLGSLIAMWPSRRRVAVAAGAQAPAGAAPPVAGGDMNRGAA